The following proteins are co-located in the Primulina tabacum isolate GXHZ01 chromosome 11, ASM2559414v2, whole genome shotgun sequence genome:
- the LOC142519107 gene encoding uncharacterized protein LOC142519107 isoform X2 encodes MTRSALDETSASGAFVRSPSTFRNFICRDPNSSFPAEAGRYHLYVSYACPWASRCLACLKIKGLDKAISFTSVKPQWGRTKDTDEHMGWLFPASNSEEPGADPDPLNGAKSIRDLYELASTNYSGKYTVPVLWDKKLKTIVNNESSEIIRMFNTEFNDIAENALLDLYPPHLQPQINELNDLIYDEINNGVYKCGFAKKQEPYDVAVTKLYEALDKCEQILSKQRYLCGDALTEADIRLFVTLIRFDEVYAVHFKCNKKLLREYPNIFNFTKDIFQIPGVSGTVHMAHIKKHYYGSQPTINPFGIIPHGPNIDYSSAHDRHRFSK; translated from the exons ATGACTCGTTCTGCTCTGGATGAGACGTCTGCAAGTGGTGCGTTTGTGAGGAGTCCTTCCACTTTCCGTAATTTCATTTGCAGGGATCCCAATTCCTCTTTTCCCGCAGAGGCCGGGAGGTATCATTTGTATGTATCGTACGCCTGTCCCTGGGCATCCAGGTGTCTTGCGTGCCTGAAAATCAAAGGGCTTGACAAAGCCATCTCTTTTACG TCTGTCAAACCCCAGTGGGGAAGGACAAAGGATACCGATGAGCACATGGGATGGCTTTTTCCTGCTTCAAATTCCGAGGAACCTGGAGCCGATCCAGACCCTTTGAATGGTGCAAAAAGTATAAGAGATCTGTATGAACTTGCAAGTACGAATTACTCGGGAAAATATACGGTCCCG GTTCTTTGGGATAAGAAACTCAAGACAATTGTCAACAATGAGAGCTCGGAGATAATCCGCATGTTCAATACAGAATTCAATGATATTGCTGAAAATGCATTGCTGGACCTTTATCCTCCCCACTTGCAACCGCAAATCAATGAACTGAATGATTTGATATATGATGAGATTAATAACGGGGTCTATAAATGCGGATTTGCTAAGAAGCAGGAACCTTACGATGTG GCTGTGACGAAATTATATGAAGCTTTAGATAAATGTGAGCAGATATTGAGTAAGCAGCGATATCTCTGTGGAGATGCACTGACCGAAGCAGATATACGCTTGTTTGTGACCCTCATAAGATTTGATGAG GTCTATGCTGTTCACTTCAAATGCAACAAGAAGTTATTACGAGAGTATCCGAATATCTTCAATTTCACCAAAGACATATTTCAAATCCCTGGAGTCAGCGGCACAGTTCACATGGCCCACATTAAAAAGCATTATTATGGAAGCCAACCGACCATCAATCCATTTGGAATCATCCCTCACGGTCCAAATATCGACTATTCTTCTGCCCATGACCGGCACAGGTTTTCTAAGTAA
- the LOC142518672 gene encoding putative zinc transporter 10: MMSFKASIVLVLFLLVSNFSVQVLSVVQECGAEDDVGCIDKKKALPLKIIAIVSILVTSMIGVCLPFVTRSIPALSPERSLFVIVKAFAAGIILATGFMHVLPDSFDMLSSACLKDNPWHKFPFTGFVAMLSAIVTLVIDSMATSLYSQKNKSGVVLPESRDQEMAVAEFDGHFHGHHHGGKLINVEGSQLLRYRVIAMVLELGIIVHSIVIGLSLGASNNTCTIKGLVAALCFHQMFEGMGLGGCILQAEYGFLKKAAMAFFFAVTTPFGIALGMGLSSSYKENSPRSLITVGLLNASSSGLLIYMALVDLLAADFMGAKLQGSIKLQIKSYAAVLLGAGGMSLMAKWA, encoded by the exons ATGATGAGTTTTAAAGCATCAATCGTTTTGGTCTTGTTCCTCCTGGTTTCCAATTTTTCGGTGCAGGTTCTCTCGGTTGTGCAGGAATGCGGGGCAGAAGATGATGTAGGCTGCATCGACAAGAAGAAAGCATTGCCTCTCAAAATCATCGCCATTGTATCCATTCTTGTAACAAGCATGATCGGCGTGTGCTTGCCATTCGTCACGCGTTCCATCCCCGCGCTAAGCCCCGAACGAAGCCTTTTCGTGATAGTCAAGGCTTTTGCCGCTGGAATCATTCTGGCCACTGGGTTCATGCACGTTCTTCCCGATTCATTCGACATGTTGTCATCCGCTTGTTTGAAGGATAATCCATGGCATAAATTCCCTTTCACTGGATTTGTGGCCATGCTCTCAGCCATCGTCACGCTTGTGATCGACTCCATGGCCACCAGTCTATATAGCCAGAAGAATAAATCAGGAGTGGTGCTGCCCGAGTCAAGAGATCAGGAGATGGCTGTGGCGGAATTTGACGGCCATTTTCATGGCCATCACCACGGAGGCAAATTGATTAACGTTGAGGGCTCACAACTTCTACGATATAGAGTAATTGCCATG GTTTTAGAGCTGGGAATCATTGTTCATTCCATAGTGATAGGACTGTCTCTTGGCGCCTCCAACAACACCTGCACAATCAAAGGGCTGGTTGCTGCACTCTGCTTCCATCAAATGTTCGAAGGAATGGGTCTCGGCGGTTGCATTCTCCAAGCGGAATACGGCTTCTTAAAGAAGGCTGCGATGGCATTCTTCTTTGCGGTGACTACTCCATTTGGGATTGCGCTGGGGATGGGATTATCCAGCAGTTACAAAGAAAACAGCCCTCGTTCTTTGATAACAGTGGGCTTGCTCAATGCTTCTTCTTCTGGCCTCTTGATTTACATGGCTCTGGTTGATCTGTTGGCAGCAGATTTTATGGGCGCGAAGCTGCAAGGCAGCATCAAATTACAGATCAAATCTTACGCCGCCGTCTTGTTGGGTGCCGGCGGGATGTCTCTCATGGCTAAATGGGCCTGA
- the LOC142519107 gene encoding uncharacterized protein LOC142519107 isoform X1: MQSSVPMTRSALDETSASGAFVRSPSTFRNFICRDPNSSFPAEAGRYHLYVSYACPWASRCLACLKIKGLDKAISFTSVKPQWGRTKDTDEHMGWLFPASNSEEPGADPDPLNGAKSIRDLYELASTNYSGKYTVPVLWDKKLKTIVNNESSEIIRMFNTEFNDIAENALLDLYPPHLQPQINELNDLIYDEINNGVYKCGFAKKQEPYDVAVTKLYEALDKCEQILSKQRYLCGDALTEADIRLFVTLIRFDEVYAVHFKCNKKLLREYPNIFNFTKDIFQIPGVSGTVHMAHIKKHYYGSQPTINPFGIIPHGPNIDYSSAHDRHRFSK; this comes from the exons ATGCAATCCTCAGTTCCGATGACTCGTTCTGCTCTGGATGAGACGTCTGCAAGTGGTGCGTTTGTGAGGAGTCCTTCCACTTTCCGTAATTTCATTTGCAGGGATCCCAATTCCTCTTTTCCCGCAGAGGCCGGGAGGTATCATTTGTATGTATCGTACGCCTGTCCCTGGGCATCCAGGTGTCTTGCGTGCCTGAAAATCAAAGGGCTTGACAAAGCCATCTCTTTTACG TCTGTCAAACCCCAGTGGGGAAGGACAAAGGATACCGATGAGCACATGGGATGGCTTTTTCCTGCTTCAAATTCCGAGGAACCTGGAGCCGATCCAGACCCTTTGAATGGTGCAAAAAGTATAAGAGATCTGTATGAACTTGCAAGTACGAATTACTCGGGAAAATATACGGTCCCG GTTCTTTGGGATAAGAAACTCAAGACAATTGTCAACAATGAGAGCTCGGAGATAATCCGCATGTTCAATACAGAATTCAATGATATTGCTGAAAATGCATTGCTGGACCTTTATCCTCCCCACTTGCAACCGCAAATCAATGAACTGAATGATTTGATATATGATGAGATTAATAACGGGGTCTATAAATGCGGATTTGCTAAGAAGCAGGAACCTTACGATGTG GCTGTGACGAAATTATATGAAGCTTTAGATAAATGTGAGCAGATATTGAGTAAGCAGCGATATCTCTGTGGAGATGCACTGACCGAAGCAGATATACGCTTGTTTGTGACCCTCATAAGATTTGATGAG GTCTATGCTGTTCACTTCAAATGCAACAAGAAGTTATTACGAGAGTATCCGAATATCTTCAATTTCACCAAAGACATATTTCAAATCCCTGGAGTCAGCGGCACAGTTCACATGGCCCACATTAAAAAGCATTATTATGGAAGCCAACCGACCATCAATCCATTTGGAATCATCCCTCACGGTCCAAATATCGACTATTCTTCTGCCCATGACCGGCACAGGTTTTCTAAGTAA